The following nucleotide sequence is from Candidatus Abawacabacteria bacterium.
GGAAATTGCTTAAGATAATAATAAAAGTCCGCGTAGATATGGCGTGGTGGCGTGTGACAATAAAGGATTTTTTTTACTGATTTAGGTAAACGAGGCGCGCTATCTAGACTGTTACCATTATAAATAACGACATCATAATTCTTTAAATCTTTAGCTACTTTACGAAAGGCATGACGTTGAAAAAAATAACGCAGTACTCTTTGATCCATACGCCTAAAAATACTTTTTACGCGCAAATGAGCAAGATTGAAACTTTCATTTAAGACATAACCGGTGTAGACATCGGCATCTAAGGCTTCGGCCAAAATCATTTCTAGTCTTTCTGCGCCCCCTTTACCTTGGAAGTGGTCAACGACTAGTGCTACTTTCATGTGATCGCAAAAAGTTGGTAAAGAATTTTTTAAGCTTATTTAACATACTTTCATCTAGGCAATACCCTTTATTCATGTGATCACAATGCTCACAGCATACTAATTGGCGATGACAAGCATTGTTTTTACAATTGATATAGCGAGCTGTTTTGGTATCACAAAATTCACAGGTAGAGAAAATGTTGTCATTGACCTTTACCGAGACCCGATTATCAAAGACATAACAATGACCATCAAAACCAAATTCAGAGTGTTTCTCAGCATACTTAATAATTCCTCCATGCAATTGTCTGACGTCATAGCCCTTTTGTCTAAGTAGTGCTGAAAATGGTTCACAGCGTACACCGCCAGTACAATAGGTGATGATCTTTTTGTCTTTATACTTTTCTAATTCTGGTAATACTTTTTCTGGAATATCGCGAAAGTTTTCAATAGCAAAGGTAAGGGCATTTTTGAATTTACCAATGCGGGATTCATATTCATTGCGAGCATCGATAATTACAGTATCTTCAGGCATTTCTTTGAGTACCTGATACATTTCATCAGCTTCAATATAAGGTGCCGCATTTTTGATATCTATGGGTTCTGCCGCTTTGAGCGTGATAATTTCTGCTCGTACTTTGATACTCATTTTCGGAAATGCTGGTTGATCACTTGCACCAATTTTAAACTCTACATCTTCAAAGCCGGGAAATGTTTTTACTGTGGCCATATACTCATCAGTGGCTTCTTTTGTTCCTGATACCGTACCATTGACGCCATCGCGGCTAATCAAGACACGTCCTTTCAGATGCAAGCGATTACATAAAGCTTTATGTTCCCGCATGAATTGATTGGGTTGATCAATGAAAGTGTATTTATAGTAGAGAAGAATGATGTGGTGCATAAACAATTACGAATTCCAAATTACGAATTATGAATAGAGGATACCGGCGGGGATAGATTAATATAATCATTGGGGATTGTCACTTTGGGGGCAGTCTGGAACTATTGAAGCGGCAAGTTCTTTTTGGGATGTAGCGAGTGAGAATGTTTTGAGTACTGTAGGACTGAGACAATTTGATCGTGATAAGAGCCGAGGACTATTTCATTAACATAATCAATAGTGCTGGAAATTGCTTGGCCCATTTTTACTTTTCGCCACTCTTCTTCAGTGAGATCACGATATTCATATTGTGGACAAATACTTTTGAAGTTAATAGTAGGACTGTTTTTATCTACTGTTGCTAAATCAATTGCTTCAGTCAAAGAACTGTTACCAATGTTGGTACGAATAAGCTTGGTGACATAAGCTCCGCTATTGAGCCGTTTGCCAATATCATGAGCCAAAGTGCGAATATAAGTGCCAGAGCTGCAATGCACAGCAATAGTCACATCAGGATAGGAAAAGTTGACTAACTCTAAGGAATACATGCTGATTAAACGAGGGGGAATGGTGATGCTTTGCCCTTCGCGAGCATACTCATAAGCTTTTTTCCCCTGAATTTTAATTGCTGAATATTGGGGCGGTACTTGGTAAATATCGCCAGTAAATTCTTGTAGCACTCTTTTAAGGTCGTTTTCGCCTATCATAGGTGCTCCAGCCATAACGATAATTGTTCCTTCATTATCATAAGTGTCTGATGTTGCCCCCAAACGAAAAGTGCATTGGTATTTTTTGTCTAAACCAACCACATATTCTAAGAGCTTTGTATCATTTCCTACCGCAACAATCATCAATCCTGAGGCCAGAGGATCCAATGTTCCCGCATGACCAATACGTTTAATACCCAATACTTTGCGCATTTGAGAGATGACATCATGAGAAGTGATGCCTGATGGTTTGTGAATCAAATAAAACATGAATTTTATTACAACACTATTTTAGTCTGCCATCTTTATTCGTCTAGAGCTATTCAACCTCTGCTGCTGATTCTGCCAAAATTTCCAAGTCTCCAGCGGTAGCACCTGCTGATCTTAATGCGTCTCGTAAATGTCTACTAGTTAGTAAATGATTCAAGCTGTCGAGTATGTCCCTAATATCACAAAATGACAGATTTGGTTCTCGCAATTTTGCCTCGAAATCTACAGCGGCATAGTTGAGTTTATCCATGATTATTTGGGCCGTTTCTTTAAGTACTTCACCCCATTTTCGTTGTGTGGCATGTGCTGATGTCATAAAGATCTCAGCTATTGTTAATAAACGATAACAGTATGCCATGGCATGAAAGAGACTTTCGGTTTCTGGCAGTATAGTCTTGCCAGCTAAGTCTCTTAAAATAGTTTGCTTGGTGGGACAAACTCTTTGCATTAGTCGCCATACTATTGGCCAGCCAAAGGCATTTTCGAAATCTCTAACACCAGTACTTACAGCATCTTTTAAGCCATTCCTGTGTAAGTCTTCTGCAAGTTTTTGAGTACTATCATCAAACACTATTTTGGTGATTCTGGCGCGTACTAAAAGCCTTGCTAGTTGCACTTGTACAGAGGGAAGAGCGTCAAAGTTAGGTAATTGTAGTCCTGTTGGTGAAGGTGCGGCTAAGTCGAGCGTCATATCAATAGGAAGGAGAACTGCTACAATTTTGGTAATCAGTTCTATCATACTGGTACGATCTGAATTACAGCTAACGGGTTCAACTGGTAACCTATCACCAAGTGCGCCTCGTAGTATATAGCTGCCGATATGGCTAAACTCATCCTGCAATGAAGGAAATCCACCCACGTTTTCAAATAACTCAGCAAGTGTGGAAGTAATTTCTCTCAGGGAGATGTCAGAATCGGCAGAAAAAAGTTCCATTTGACCCAACCTGGCTATCAACCATGGTTTTTTTCTGCGCTCAGCTCCGGTCACTTTTTCGTCCCATACAACGAGTGAATGGCCATCTTTGCTGTAACGTAAACCTTGTTTCTTGTGAGCGTTAAAACATCTTACCTCAGCTAATTTATCTAAGAACTCTCCTAATTCTCTGTCTAGGAATACTCTTAATGGGCAACGACTTTGTCCCTGATCTGGTACATGCCATTTTGTACTGCGTCTAAGAGTGACGTTTTCAGCTAAGGCGGGGTAAATAATGTCACCTAGGCGGTTAATAAGGATCCGTTTAGTCACCTGAGGTTCACGCAAATGCGCAAAGTCATCTAGTAATTGGGCTGCTAATAGATCTTTGTTGTCCCAGAGATAAATTGCTGCGTGATCATGGTATGTGCTTGGAGATTCACGCAGTCTTCTAATGGCTAACGGCGAGCCTCTCTCTTGTACCCTTCTCAATGCTTCAGCAATAAACTCATTCATTGCCAGTCTGGATAAATCGCTAGTGTCATCAAGACGAGCCAGTGTGGCATTCATAATAGCTGTTTCAGAGATACATCTATTTATATCTCACCATCAATTAATGGTAAGCCAATTTAACACTGACGTTCTTATTGTCAATGCTGCATTTGCTAAATTCTAAACTTCATTAGGAAGCTAGTTCTTTGATCACATCCCGATCACTCCAGGGAATGTGTTTGTCCTTGATTACCATGCTTGTTTGGTTGCCCATACCACAAACAGTAATGATATCATGAGGCTGAGCAATTTCTAATGCTTTTTTTATACCGGCTCTACGATTGGCAATTTGATAAACTGTTGCTTTTGAGTCCAGTGGAATGCCAGCTGCTATCATTTGCCGTATACTATCCGGATCTTCAAAGTATGGCTCTTCATCAGTAATAATAACTACATCACATAGCTCACTAGCGAGTTTCCCTATAATCGGTCTTTTTGCTTGATCACGATCACCACAAGAGCCAAATACTGCGATCAATTTGCCGGTATCTATATTTCGTGCTGTCTTGAAAAGTGTTTGAAATGCTTGAGGGGTTACTGTGTAATCCACTAGTACTGTGATGGGCTTGCCAATGTCTACTTTTTCCATACGTCCAGCCACCCCTGGAAAATCTTTTAGCCCTTCCAGAATTTTGCTCGGATCCAGCCCCAAATGAATACAAGCGCCTAAGCAGGCTGCAGCATTAAGCATGTTGTGATCCCCGAACACTTTCAGCTCACATGGTAGTGACTGGTCAGCGATGGTAAAGAATGTACGGATACCAGTAGCAATTGTTTC
It contains:
- a CDS encoding rhodanese-related sulfurtransferase produces the protein MHHIILLYYKYTFIDQPNQFMREHKALCNRLHLKGRVLISRDGVNGTVSGTKEATDEYMATVKTFPGFEDVEFKIGASDQPAFPKMSIKVRAEIITLKAAEPIDIKNAAPYIEADEMYQVLKEMPEDTVIIDARNEYESRIGKFKNALTFAIENFRDIPEKVLPELEKYKDKKIITYCTGGVRCEPFSALLRQKGYDVRQLHGGIIKYAEKHSEFGFDGHCYVFDNRVSVKVNDNIFSTCEFCDTKTARYINCKNNACHRQLVCCEHCDHMNKGYCLDESMLNKLKKFFTNFLRSHESSTSR
- the truB gene encoding tRNA pseudouridine(55) synthase TruB, giving the protein MFYLIHKPSGITSHDVISQMRKVLGIKRIGHAGTLDPLASGLMIVAVGNDTKLLEYVVGLDKKYQCTFRLGATSDTYDNEGTIIVMAGAPMIGENDLKRVLQEFTGDIYQVPPQYSAIKIQGKKAYEYAREGQSITIPPRLISMYSLELVNFSYPDVTIAVHCSSGTYIRTLAHDIGKRLNSGAYVTKLIRTNIGNSSLTEAIDLATVDKNSPTINFKSICPQYEYRDLTEEEWRKVKMGQAISSTIDYVNEIVLGSYHDQIVSVLQYSKHSHSLHPKKNLPLQ
- a CDS encoding UDP-N-acetylmuramoyl-L-alanyl-D-glutamate--2,6-diaminopimelate ligase, whose amino-acid sequence is MLSFLKRLIPARFLPRLWYHRIKGAHYAKKYGHPARNMIVIGVTGTDGKTTTASMIYHVLKSQGIHAGMLTTTHFAWGNHHEVNETHKTSLSPGQLNSYLKKMEKEGITHLVLEVSSHALDQGRLAGIPIHTGVVTNLSHEHLDYHKTMEHYRDTKGKLIKKAQNIVVAGDDPFLAPLYSHRNNVITFGKMNTNHITIGKTETIATGIRTFFTIADQSLPCELKVFGDHNMLNAAACLGACIHLGLDPSKILEGLKDFPGVAGRMEKVDIGKPITVLVDYTVTPQAFQTLFKTARNIDTGKLIAVFGSCGDRDQAKRPIIGKLASELCDVVIITDEEPYFEDPDSIRQMIAAGIPLDSKATVYQIANRRAGIKKALEIAQPHDIITVCGMGNQTSMVIKDKHIPWSDRDVIKELAS